The DNA segment AGtgatgttttagtaatgatagaaatgaagccaaataatttaacttaaataaaacaacaaataatgcaatagaaacacaaaaaatgcatttaattcttttttggcctttttttagaaaagcgggtccttttttgtgttttttattttaatcttttttaatGATGGAattcttttcaaaaagacaCAAAATTATTTGCCGTGTTTCATTCCCACTAAGTAGGGTGCCTAGGCCAAATGATAGCCATCCATTTCAACCCtgaaaggagaagagaaaacaTGAGCAAGTTAATCATTGTACCTGTTGAGTTTTTTGTCCTGTCGTAGAGAAGAGTATTCCCAGTCCTTGACCTCCTTCTCAACAAGTGAGTTGACATCCTCATGACATTCTGCTCCAGATACATCCAACTCATCTGGACGGATTGCACTTGCTGTTGATTTTGATATAGCAGGTACATTTCTCAAGCACTCTTTGAAGCATTCCCGCATCACCAGATCTAAGAAACGAGAGGATCAGTGATTCAATGATGTCTAAGCACAATCAACATAatcatgttaaaaaatttatgaCATGAGAAAGAGGTTCCTTAAAGCAGTAACCATAACTATGGATATGTTGATTATTGAAATCCTACTACCAAGACAGCAGTGCATTAAGTTTATTTTCCCTATACACATGTTAGAATAAGAGAAAAGGAGATGAAgtttaattttgattataaGGTTTTTTCCCTTTGGATTTGCCATGAACCCTCTCTACAGCAAGGAACAGAATTCAAATGTCAAATATGATGCCAAACACTAACAACAATAACTTAGTGAATGAACTTCATACCAGCCAAATGAAAACTTTAGTAAACAAGGATCTTCAATTGCAAAAATGGATTCTACATGGCAAGTGGAAAAGCAGAGAACTACAAAGACAAAAATtctcatgtttttcattttctgatagaaaattgaagaagccttatcaaaaacattggaaattaatggagaaaatgaatttttacCCTTTGTTAATCTGAAATCTAAGAAGGCCCGCTATGTATCCTGGCATTAGAGCTGAAATGGCAAAATGCTTTTTTTGAAGTATGGGAAAAGGGCATGTCAATGGTATGAGAACTGCCAAGTTTCACTCATTTAGTTACCACAGTGGAGAGGTAGTTTCTGGAAAACATGATTGATCTCTTGCCCAACATCTGCAGGTGATGAGGACTGAAGGGTAAAACTTGAAGTAACAGTTGCATACTGGCTGGATCTAACTGGTTAGAACTGGTGTAAGCAAGTTTTCAAATAGGAGACTTTGCATTCAGCCGTCTCCATGTGCAGATGAGATATGGACATGAAATTTGAGATTCATGTGAGATTAATGGAAGAAGGGAAGATCACAGGTAAAAGTGGAAACGGTCACAGGTAAAAGTGGAACAGAGATCATTTATAATTGCTGACCAAATTGAAACCAGATTTGAGAGGTCGAAGCTTGAAAGaggtaaaaaaaatgaacacagcCTTAGCATTTGCAGTCTTATTCCTTAAACTATTTCTACAGTTATTGCATGTTCATGGatgaaatttttctttcctttcatgcTCTGTGCAGTTTGATAGTTAACTCATATGTCATTTACCCAATAACATGCCATGGTGAACACCTGGCTGACCTTTTCTTACATAGGTCGAACATGTTGCAGGAGAAAAAAATTTGCCTCCTGAAGTTGCTGCCATTGTATTTGCAAAGATACATTCTGTTTATTTCAAGATGCTGAAAATCATTGTGCAGTATCATAACACCCTTACATTTTCTGAAAACCTGGCTAGGTTCTAGGCTTCTAGCTTAATTAAAGTAGTCTGGTTATTGAACCCATCCATAAACACAATTATATTCACAGGTTTGAAGTCCAACCTGGATGTTCTCTAAGAAACTTGTATAAAAATGCcttaaatataataaaaaaaggaaaataaattctCATTATTTATAGGAAAACCCAAAAGTTTTAGACATCATACTCTTTTTCAGGAGATTTGACACTATCCAGACACTATTTTTCTTCAAGACATTTTTTGAGAAAGATATGTGACAACGATTCCTAATCAAAATCTAGGAGTGAATTCCCTTTCTTGAATCCAAATTGTAATATATGTGCACATTCTCTATGTCTCTTGATGACCAAAATTAGTGTGACCAAAGACCAGAAATGTTAAAACAGGTTTGTAATTAGATTAAAATTAGGACAGTATCATACTTTCTCACATCATGTGAACAATAACTAAAGAGAAGCACCTATGGCACGTAGCATCTTCAGATCAGACTTGATGCCCGATTCCTCACAACCAACAGCCTTTGCACGGTGAATAACTGTCGCTTTTATGCTAATCAACACATCCTGCAATCAAGTCCACATCATTCTCACGAACTCTTAAAATTTGGCATTTAGGTTTACCATTATGCTGCTACTGCTGTGAAACTattaaaacagcaaaaaaaaaaccaaccaAAGGAAAAGAATCCTTTTAAAGTTCTTGAGTTCTTGGCTTTCAGATGCAGACAGTTATCCAGGAACCTGGAATAAGCTAGCATCTTGAGGCAAATAGTATGTCATTTTGGCTATGTGGCTGGATCCCATTCTCCAAaacagagacagagaaaagagaaacacaaaaaaaaaaaaaaaatcaaatgctcatgtttcctgttttctttcttgctcAAGCAATTTTAATGATACAGGAAGACAAATTATGAAGAAATTTAGGAAAGTTACAAGATTACCAGTTCTAAATCAGAGCGTGAAGATAGCCAAGCTACATCTTCAGGTCGGCAATGGCCTAAAGCAGACGCCTCCTTTAGCCACTTCATTGAGAATCAAAGTAAGTGAATGTGCAGCTGTTCACTCAGTTCGTGCCCTCTCTGAAACCATTTAACCAGCTAAGTAattgagaaaaatcaaattgcGCTGTTTTATTGACATAAAGAATTGTCACTCAGAAACTTGTTTTTCCAATAACTTAGTTTTACATTTGGGCTTTGGGACACTGAAACCAGGGTTTTTGCTGCTTTCGTGACAAGAATTAACTGTAATCACTGATATTGTTCTTCAGAATACCTAGGCCAGGCTCTTCATGGaaggcaataaaaaaaaaaaatctcatcttGAGCAAACCTGAGGAAGATCTCATAATTTCTATAAATTAAGAAGATATAGAAAAAGATAGAGGGTAAGTGAATCAATGGTCTTTGCAGcatttttcccaaaaaatacaaaaaagaaatttatcaaaacatttcaaaaatgCAAGAGAaacgaaaaacagaaaaaacactaACAGTAAAAAGCTGTTTTTTTGCTCAAAAAC comes from the Nymphaea colorata isolate Beijing-Zhang1983 chromosome 14, ASM883128v2, whole genome shotgun sequence genome and includes:
- the LOC116267788 gene encoding uncharacterized protein LOC116267788 isoform X1 codes for the protein MKWLKEASALGHCRPEDVAWLSSRSDLELDVLISIKATVIHRAKAVGCEESGIKSDLKMLRAIDLVMRECFKECLRNVPAISKSTASAIRPDELDVSGAECHEDVNSLVEKEVKDWEYSSLRQDKKLNRFDQE
- the LOC116267788 gene encoding uncharacterized protein LOC116267788 isoform X2; the encoded protein is MKLHLFRKDVLISIKATVIHRAKAVGCEESGIKSDLKMLRAIDLVMRECFKECLRNVPAISKSTASAIRPDELDVSGAECHEDVNSLVEKEVKDWEYSSLRQDKKLNRFDQE